From one Alosa alosa isolate M-15738 ecotype Scorff River chromosome 5, AALO_Geno_1.1, whole genome shotgun sequence genomic stretch:
- the plpp7a gene encoding inactive phospholipid phosphatase 7, translating into MPVTGRSRRDRNNVLNRPEFISLNQPLRTNSAEVRGSGRRAPKQQCQHQASESAPQESSENNKERRESIKLPDEDCMQLNPSFKGIAMNSLLAIDICMSKRMGICAHSTSSFGSMRSMVKLLALTGHGIPWVIGTIWCLTRSNTLAGQEVLINLLLALLLDIMTVAGMQKLVKRKGPWEMTPSFLDYMAMDVYAFPAAHASRAAMVSKFLLAHLVLAVPLRILLVLWAVLAGTSRVLLGGHHLSDVGFGFALGYLHYTLVEMVWLSSATCQTIIALGSFSWMPI; encoded by the exons ATGCCAGTGACAGGTCGATCCAGGAGGGATCGGAACAATGTTCTGAACCGACCCGAGTTCATATCACTGAACCAGCCGTTAAGGACTAATAGCGCAGAAGTTCGAGGGTCCGGCCGCAGGGCACCtaaacagcaatgtcaacacCAGGCGTCCGAGAGCGCTCCACAAGAGTCCTCCGAGAATAACAAAGAGCGACGGGAATCTATCAAACTACCCGACGAGGATTGCATGCAGCTTAACCCGTCTTTTAAAGGCATCGCTATGAACTCACTCCTCGCTATCGACATATGTATGTCCAAGAGAATGGGGATCTGCGCGCACAGCACGTCTTCGTTCGGCAGCATGCGCTCCATGGTGAAACTGTTGGCCCTGACAGGCCATGGCATCCCCTGGGTCATTGGCACGATCTGGTGCCTGACCAGGAGCAACACGTTGGCAGGGCAAGAGGTTCTCATTAACTTGCTTCTGG CGCTCCTGCTGGACATCATGACGGTGGCGGGGATGCAGAAGCTGGTCAAGCGCAAAGGCCCCTGGGAGATGACGCCCAGCTTCCTGGACTACATGGCCATGGACGTGTACGCGTTCCCGGCGGCCCACGCCAGCCGTGCCGCCATGGTGAGCAAGTTCCTGCTGGCGCACCTGGTGCTGGCCGTGCCGCTGCGGATCCTGCTGGTGCTCTGGGCCGTGCTGGCGGGCACCTCTCGCGTGCTGCTCGGCGGACACCACCTCTCGGACGTGGGCTTCGGCTTCGCCCTGGGCTACCTGCACTACACCCTGGTGGAGATGGTGTGGCTCTCGTCCGCCACCTGCCAGACCATCATCGCCCTCGGCTCCTTCAGCTGGATGCCCATCTAG
- the fam78aa gene encoding protein FAM78A has translation MGCVQSGTCKPPFSDTITVLELNASIDPNPTTVDESSDVVLRYRTPYFRASAQVLVPPVLKKEIWTIGWIQACNQMDFYNHYGNEGLSSWELPALRSGRVPALSDSDGVSYPWYGSTSEIYTVVGPTRRETRLTVSMNDNFHPSVTWSVPIATMGSPAQLTGIRRHQCFTTWLVARHEASGEMTLLRTLRWKVRLRIDVDPQRPLGQRARLLEPLLQDQPLVLPSNEPLPTSALTPPNANHAQMLMWRPSNAPPIMVIPPRYTHTP, from the exons ATGGGGTGTGTCCAGAGTGGGACTTGTAAACCGCCTTTCTCTGACACTATCACGGTCCTTGAACTGAACGCCTCAATTGACCCAAACCCCACAACAGTGGACGAGTCGTCAGACGTGGTGTTGCGGTACCGGACCCCTTACTTCCGGGCCTCTGCCCAGGTACTGGTCCCGCCTGTGCTCAAGAAAGAGATCTGGACCATCGGCTGGATTCAGGCCTGTAACCAGATGGACTTCTACAACCACTATGGAAACGAAGGCCT GTCCAGCTGGGAGCTCCCCGCGCTGCGGTCCGGCCGCGTGCCGGCTCTGAGCGACTCGGACGGCGTGAGCTATCCGTGGTACGGCAGCACGAGCGAGATCTACACGGTGGTGGGCCCCACCAGGCGCGAGACGCGGCTCACCGTCTCCATGAACGACAACTTCCATCCCAGCGTCACCTGGAGCGTCCCCATAGCGACGATGGGCAGTCCGGCGCAGCTGACCGGCATCCGACGGCACCAGTGCTTCACCACGTGGCTCGTGGCTCGTCACGAGGCGTCCGGCGAGATGACGCTGCTGCGCACGCTACGCTGGAAGGTGCGGCTACGCATCGACGTTGACCCCCAGCGACCCCTGGGTCAGCGCGCACGCCTGCTGGAGCCACTGCTGCAGGACCAGCCGCTGGTGTTGCCTAGCAACGAGCCCCTCCCAACCAGCGCTCTGACCCCGCCCAACGCCAACCACGCCCAGATGCTCATGTGGAGACCCAGCAACGCCCCGCCCATCATGGTCATCCcgcccagatacacacacacaccctga